A genomic region of Gemmata massiliana contains the following coding sequences:
- a CDS encoding DMT family transporter: MHWFYLILAGCFECGFTTCLKLSEGLTKISWSIAFVLLSIVSFALLTLAAQKISLGTAYAVWTGIGAAGTALVGIIWFKDPATFWRLFFLAGLIGCLIGLKLVSPEKE, from the coding sequence ATGCACTGGTTCTATCTCATTCTCGCGGGCTGCTTCGAGTGCGGGTTCACGACGTGCTTGAAGCTCTCCGAAGGGCTGACCAAAATCAGTTGGTCGATCGCCTTCGTGCTGCTGTCAATCGTCAGTTTCGCGCTGCTCACGCTCGCGGCACAGAAGATCTCGCTGGGCACCGCCTACGCGGTGTGGACCGGGATCGGAGCTGCGGGCACCGCGCTCGTCGGGATCATCTGGTTCAAAGATCCTGCGACGTTCTGGCGACTGTTTTTCCTGGCCGGGTTAATTGGCTGCCTGATCGGACTCAAGCTCGTGTCTCCGGAAAAGGAATGA
- a CDS encoding aminotransferase class I/II-fold pyridoxal phosphate-dependent enzyme — MNSAPLDRLIDALADTGMTRFFRRMFDDYPDLLMKDQTVEAVRPDRTFKLGGRWVTNFGSDSFLGLDQDSRVTSAIERGVRAWGSHNGSSRAFASVEPNVRAERKIADWLGTEAALIYPSVTLANVGALPGLVTRRDVVVADQFAHNSIDEGLKLAKARGVRTAKFAHNSPDALEETLRSLRPFRHAVIAVDGVYSMSGHLPPLAEFQRVAREYDACLYVDDAHASGVLGEHGRGTVREALGGYDNVLTIGSLSKGFSCLGGFVGGSQAAIDVLKLKSNSLIFGGPVPPPYLEAVCTVVDILMSAEYPALRAKLDANVRHLTRGATQLGLAVMGGRVPIVSVLVGAEEATLKAGKFLYEHGYYVQSVVFPAVPHGAGVLRMQVNANHTPAQIDGLLDALAALKDATPMPEASAVASLVAA; from the coding sequence ATGAACTCCGCGCCACTCGACCGACTGATTGACGCGCTCGCGGACACCGGAATGACTCGGTTTTTCCGCCGCATGTTTGATGACTATCCCGACCTCCTGATGAAGGACCAGACCGTCGAAGCGGTTCGGCCGGATCGGACGTTCAAGCTCGGGGGCCGGTGGGTCACTAACTTCGGCTCCGACAGCTTCCTCGGGCTCGATCAAGATTCGCGTGTTACGAGCGCCATCGAGCGCGGAGTACGCGCGTGGGGGTCGCACAACGGTAGCTCGCGCGCGTTCGCGAGTGTCGAGCCGAACGTCCGGGCCGAGCGGAAGATCGCCGACTGGCTCGGCACTGAGGCCGCGCTGATCTACCCGTCGGTCACGCTCGCGAACGTCGGCGCGCTGCCTGGGTTGGTCACGCGGCGCGACGTTGTCGTGGCCGACCAGTTTGCGCACAACTCGATCGACGAGGGCTTGAAGCTCGCCAAGGCACGCGGAGTGCGAACGGCAAAGTTCGCGCACAACTCGCCGGACGCGCTCGAAGAAACGCTGCGGTCCCTGCGCCCGTTTCGGCACGCGGTGATCGCAGTGGATGGCGTGTACAGCATGAGCGGCCACCTGCCGCCGCTGGCCGAGTTCCAGCGCGTCGCACGCGAGTACGACGCCTGCCTGTACGTGGACGATGCGCACGCCAGTGGGGTGCTGGGTGAGCACGGGCGCGGGACCGTGCGTGAGGCGCTTGGCGGGTACGACAACGTACTGACGATCGGCTCGCTCTCGAAGGGCTTTTCGTGCCTCGGCGGGTTCGTCGGCGGGTCGCAGGCCGCGATCGACGTGCTGAAACTGAAGTCGAACTCGCTCATCTTCGGTGGCCCGGTCCCGCCGCCGTACCTCGAAGCAGTTTGCACGGTGGTGGACATTCTGATGTCCGCCGAGTACCCGGCGCTGCGGGCGAAGCTCGACGCGAACGTGCGCCACCTCACGCGCGGCGCGACGCAGTTGGGCCTGGCCGTGATGGGTGGTCGGGTGCCGATCGTCTCGGTGCTCGTCGGAGCAGAAGAGGCGACGCTAAAGGCCGGGAAGTTCCTGTACGAGCACGGCTATTACGTGCAGTCGGTGGTGTTCCCGGCGGTGCCGCACGGCGCGGGGGTTTTGCGGATGCAGGTGAACGCGAACCACACGCCGGCGCAAATCGACGGGCTGCTCGACGCCCTGGCCGCACTCAAGGACGCGACCCCGATGCCGGAAGCGTCCGCCGTCGCGTCGCTGGTCGCGGCCTGA
- the rbfA gene encoding 30S ribosome-binding factor RbfA: MKSHRIARVSEVIRETAANAILFELKDPRVKNVTVTRAEVSGDLQHAKVFVSVMGTEKEQQLTMHGLKSAAGFVQTKLADRLTSRYVPHVTFVIDEGVKKSIEIARLIREENERLTGGQPAPEEAEDEADESDGDADEGTEPTPESPSAASEHAAEQGPRAEAAEGTTDRPN; the protein is encoded by the coding sequence ATGAAATCTCACCGGATAGCGCGCGTGTCCGAGGTCATCCGCGAAACCGCGGCCAACGCCATTTTGTTCGAGCTGAAAGACCCGCGCGTTAAGAACGTTACTGTTACGCGCGCCGAAGTGTCGGGCGACCTCCAGCACGCCAAAGTGTTCGTCTCGGTCATGGGGACCGAGAAGGAACAACAGCTCACCATGCACGGGCTGAAGAGCGCGGCCGGGTTCGTACAGACGAAACTCGCGGACCGGCTCACGTCGCGGTACGTGCCGCACGTGACGTTCGTGATCGACGAGGGGGTCAAAAAGAGCATCGAAATCGCCCGCCTGATTCGCGAAGAAAACGAGCGGCTCACCGGGGGCCAGCCGGCGCCCGAAGAAGCCGAAGACGAGGCGGACGAATCAGACGGGGACGCGGACGAGGGGACCGAACCCACCCCCGAGTCCCCGAGCGCCGCGAGCGAGCACGCCGCCGAACAGGGACCGCGAGCCGAAGCCGCCGAAGGAACGACGGACCGCCCGAACTAG
- a CDS encoding DUF503 domain-containing protein has protein sequence MVIGSLSVRMLVRESRTLKDKRQVVRSVLDRMRNSFNVSATEVDTHDDVKLVTLGFAAVGFETATVQGVLQKITEALRGHPVAEYLGGEMAVGSEVV, from the coding sequence ATGGTTATTGGTTCACTCTCGGTCCGGATGCTGGTGCGCGAGAGCCGCACGTTGAAAGACAAGCGGCAGGTCGTGCGGAGCGTCCTCGATCGTATGCGGAATAGTTTCAACGTGTCCGCGACGGAAGTGGACACACACGACGACGTAAAATTGGTAACGCTCGGCTTCGCCGCGGTCGGGTTCGAGACCGCGACTGTTCAGGGCGTACTCCAGAAGATCACCGAAGCGCTCCGCGGGCACCCGGTCGCGGAGTACCTCGGTGGCGAAATGGCCGTCGGGAGCGAGGTCGTTTAG
- a CDS encoding endonuclease III domain-containing protein: protein MPAITNKQQLLTQAQAALKKRFPLPALEPETPRPLLEELIFAICREGSTTEDAEAGYARLRKVFVDWNEIRVSTVQEVADALRPLPNSGPRAGWIIGVLHAVFELNYSYDLGDMEKKGLKQAAKQVSRYFNDSELKKLNLKQAAKQIGRFKQVNDFAVAWVVQRSLGGHAIPLDGPTFRVLRRLGVIEDVDTDTEDMEALRGGIEHVIPKARGPEFTELMSIHAKELCVEKNPLCASCPLKSDCPTGIENLSKKADKDKTEPKPKKSR, encoded by the coding sequence ATGCCGGCCATCACTAATAAGCAGCAACTCCTGACCCAGGCGCAAGCGGCCCTCAAGAAGAGGTTCCCGCTCCCGGCACTGGAGCCGGAAACGCCCCGCCCGCTCCTCGAAGAACTGATCTTCGCGATCTGTCGCGAGGGCAGCACCACCGAGGACGCGGAGGCCGGGTACGCGCGCCTGCGGAAAGTGTTCGTGGACTGGAACGAGATCCGCGTCAGCACGGTGCAAGAGGTCGCCGACGCGCTCCGGCCGCTCCCGAACTCCGGCCCGCGGGCCGGGTGGATCATCGGCGTGCTGCACGCGGTCTTCGAGTTGAACTACTCCTACGACCTCGGCGACATGGAGAAGAAGGGGCTGAAGCAGGCCGCCAAACAGGTGTCGCGGTACTTCAACGACAGCGAGTTGAAGAAGCTCAACCTGAAGCAGGCCGCCAAGCAGATCGGCCGGTTCAAGCAGGTGAACGACTTCGCGGTGGCCTGGGTGGTGCAGCGGTCGCTCGGCGGCCACGCGATCCCGCTCGACGGCCCCACGTTCCGGGTGCTCCGGCGGCTCGGGGTGATCGAGGACGTCGACACCGACACCGAGGACATGGAAGCGCTCCGCGGCGGCATCGAGCACGTGATCCCGAAGGCCCGCGGCCCGGAGTTCACCGAACTGATGAGCATCCACGCGAAGGAACTGTGCGTCGAGAAGAACCCGCTCTGCGCTTCGTGCCCGCTCAAGAGCGACTGCCCCACCGGGATCGAGAACCTCTCGAAGAAGGCGGACAAAGACAAAACGGAACCTAAACCGAAGAAGTCGCGGTAA